In one window of Coriobacteriia bacterium DNA:
- a CDS encoding FtsW/RodA/SpoVE family cell cycle protein, whose amino-acid sequence MGRRRNTELLLLLAGAVPVFLLYAMYVAQQGGALTAQALIVPIGLSVAFAAAHVATRFLAPGADPAIMPIVFVLSGIGITFVTRLAPEAATRQVIWLFIGVAAMVVTLLVVRNLEKLARYKYTFGIFGIACLLLPMFVGFESGGSKLWVNFFGLFSFQPGEVAKVLVVIFLASFLSENRELLAIANHQVLGLRIPRLTMLLPLLIMWVISLLIVVYERDLGSALLFFVIFLVMLYVATGRLFYPLVAAVLLAIGGVLAYHFFGHVRTRVSIWLDPFADPSGSGLQIVQSLYSLADGGLFGTGIGQGMPTLIPVVESDFIFSAIGEEMGLLGASAVLFLFMLFTVRGFLTAARAKSDLAAFMAVGLTSAISFQAFLIVGGVTKLIPLTGVTLPFMSQGGSSLLASFVIVGLLLRCGDEGTGTQVEIDGSGVSARGMGGGLHLSTPESGVLGRRALSKRLTVLTALFTLLFAALIANLFYVQVVKADELQNNPANNHTIARKAYVDRGSIITSDGVTLAESVRQADGTYVRSYPQGSLASHTVGYLSTRYGSTGIESAYDTVLTGSSNYDTWESALNKIAGASTTGDDVVLTVDARIQAAAEAALQGYVGAIVVLDPQTGAVLAKASSPTYANSDLDNLLANGGENSPLLDRTTQALYTPGSTFKAVTLAAALESGVATLDTVYDAPASLDIGGAAVTNINGDDYGQLDLRTAFAYSANTVFGQIATQVGPQALVNMARAFGYGTSVGMGFTTLPSLMPDPSEMTEWETAWAGAGQPVGSHPSPAGPQSTVMQNAMVAAAIANGGVVMEPYVVESITDANGTVLNATTPHALGQAVSPATAQAVGEAMLTTVNEGTGSAASVAGVDVAGKTGTAETGEENPDAWFIGYAPYENPTVAIAVVVENDAEHAATSIAGNVLQSALAALSAQGD is encoded by the coding sequence CTTCCTCGCCCCGGGCGCCGACCCCGCCATCATGCCCATCGTGTTCGTGCTGTCGGGCATCGGCATAACGTTCGTGACACGCCTGGCGCCCGAGGCCGCGACGCGGCAGGTCATCTGGCTGTTCATCGGCGTCGCGGCCATGGTCGTCACGCTGCTCGTCGTGCGCAACCTCGAAAAGCTCGCGCGCTACAAGTACACGTTTGGCATATTCGGCATCGCCTGTCTGCTGCTCCCGATGTTCGTGGGCTTCGAGTCGGGCGGCAGCAAGCTGTGGGTGAACTTTTTCGGGCTGTTTTCGTTCCAGCCCGGCGAGGTCGCCAAAGTGCTCGTCGTCATATTCCTGGCGAGCTTCCTGTCGGAGAACCGCGAGCTACTCGCCATAGCGAACCACCAGGTGCTCGGCCTGCGCATCCCCCGGCTCACGATGCTGCTGCCGCTGCTCATCATGTGGGTCATCTCTCTGCTCATCGTCGTGTACGAGCGAGACCTGGGCAGCGCCCTGCTGTTCTTCGTCATATTCCTCGTCATGCTGTACGTGGCGACGGGGCGCCTGTTCTACCCGCTCGTGGCCGCGGTGCTGCTCGCCATCGGCGGTGTGCTCGCCTATCACTTCTTCGGGCACGTGCGCACGCGCGTGTCCATCTGGCTCGACCCGTTCGCCGACCCCAGCGGCAGCGGCCTGCAGATCGTGCAATCGCTCTACTCGTTGGCCGACGGCGGCCTGTTCGGCACGGGCATCGGCCAAGGCATGCCGACGCTCATCCCCGTCGTCGAGAGTGACTTCATCTTCTCGGCCATCGGCGAGGAGATGGGCCTGCTCGGCGCCTCCGCGGTGCTCTTCCTGTTCATGCTGTTCACCGTGCGCGGCTTCCTCACGGCCGCGCGCGCTAAGAGCGACCTGGCCGCGTTCATGGCCGTCGGCCTGACGAGCGCCATCTCGTTTCAGGCGTTCCTCATCGTCGGCGGCGTCACGAAGCTCATCCCGCTGACCGGCGTCACGCTGCCGTTCATGAGCCAGGGCGGCTCGTCGCTGCTCGCCAGCTTCGTCATCGTCGGGCTGCTGCTGCGCTGCGGTGACGAGGGCACGGGTACGCAGGTCGAGATCGACGGCAGCGGCGTGTCGGCCCGCGGCATGGGCGGCGGCCTGCACCTGAGCACGCCCGAGAGCGGCGTTCTGGGCAGGCGCGCGCTGTCGAAGCGCCTCACGGTGCTCACGGCCTTGTTCACGCTGCTGTTCGCCGCCCTCATCGCCAACCTGTTCTACGTCCAGGTCGTCAAAGCCGACGAGCTGCAGAACAACCCCGCGAACAACCACACGATCGCCCGCAAGGCATACGTCGACCGCGGCTCCATCATCACGTCGGACGGCGTGACGCTCGCCGAGAGCGTGCGCCAGGCCGACGGAACGTACGTGCGCAGCTACCCGCAGGGCTCGCTCGCGTCGCACACGGTGGGCTACCTCTCGACGCGCTACGGCTCGACGGGCATCGAGAGCGCCTACGACACCGTGCTCACCGGCTCATCGAACTACGACACCTGGGAGAGCGCGCTCAACAAGATCGCCGGCGCCAGCACGACGGGCGATGACGTCGTGCTCACGGTCGACGCGCGCATCCAGGCGGCGGCGGAGGCGGCGCTGCAGGGCTACGTCGGCGCGATCGTCGTGCTCGACCCGCAGACGGGTGCCGTGCTGGCCAAGGCCTCCTCGCCCACGTATGCCAACAGCGACCTCGACAACCTGCTTGCTAACGGCGGCGAGAACAGCCCGCTGCTCGACCGCACGACACAGGCGCTCTACACGCCCGGCTCCACGTTCAAGGCAGTCACGCTCGCCGCTGCGCTCGAGAGCGGCGTGGCGACGCTCGACACCGTCTACGACGCACCGGCGTCCCTCGACATCGGCGGCGCCGCCGTCACGAACATCAACGGCGACGACTACGGCCAGCTCGACCTGCGCACGGCGTTTGCCTACTCCGCCAACACGGTGTTTGGCCAGATCGCCACGCAGGTCGGCCCGCAGGCGCTCGTCAACATGGCGCGCGCGTTTGGCTACGGCACGTCCGTGGGCATGGGCTTCACAACGCTGCCCTCGCTCATGCCCGACCCGTCGGAGATGACGGAGTGGGAGACGGCCTGGGCGGGCGCCGGCCAGCCCGTCGGATCGCACCCGAGCCCCGCGGGCCCCCAGTCCACCGTCATGCAGAACGCCATGGTGGCAGCTGCCATCGCAAACGGCGGCGTCGTCATGGAGCCCTACGTCGTCGAGAGCATCACCGACGCGAACGGCACCGTGCTCAACGCGACGACGCCCCACGCGCTCGGCCAGGCTGTCTCGCCCGCAACGGCGCAGGCTGTCGGCGAGGCCATGCTCACGACCGTCAACGAGGGCACGGGCAGCGCGGCTTCCGTCGCCGGGGTCGACGTCGCGGGCAAGACGGGCACGGCCGAGACGGGCGAGGAAAACCCCGACGCCTGGTTCATCGGATACGCACCGTACGAGAATCCCACCGTGGCTATCGCCGTCGTTGTCGAAAATGACGCCGAGCATGCCGCGACCTCCATTGCAGGCAATGTGTTGCAGTCGGCACTGGCCGCGCTTTCGGCGCAGGGGGACTAG
- the pknB gene encoding Stk1 family PASTA domain-containing Ser/Thr kinase, whose amino-acid sequence MAIERGTVFGGRYVVQSQVGTGGMATVYRGMDQTLDRLVAIKVMLSRYASDPSFAARFKQEAQAAAALQSPYIVSVYDWGKEGDTYYIVMEYLRGTDLKTGIRSHGALAPRKVAQIGAQVCSALSVAHAHEIIHRDIKPQNIMIQPNGDAKVMDFGIARSKNSHLTQTNSVLGTAHYVSPEQAQGKELGPTSDLYSLGVVMYEASTGKLPFDGDDAVSVALKQVNEEPVPPSEINPNVDDNLEAIIMKCMAKDPGERFQSADELRRVLNNYIMGRPLNLGTTTRVMSPSATQTTVMQGGATGTTPLRGQTEPTRRIASTQAMNRAVGMNSAAGPVGSGRGGAGGRGGSSGSMTQERQGLPGPAIAGIVAVVIIALVLVIVFALRGCAGGTNTPGVNGTDTTGVAASSTTDTKTSTSTETVKVPSVTGKTVDAARSELQAAGLDVGTTSQQASDSVPKDQIISQNPTANSTVNKGSKINVVVSTGPTNAALPSLTVGMSEADAVKALEAAGFKARHDSNLDDFSDQAAEGTFLKLNPAQANSTSIAKGTEITYGLSKGAQTVSVPYGLVGATWDEANSALSNAQLTAVQNLVDDDHVAQGSVVSVEPGEGTEGLAPWSSVTVNVSNGPSSVTIPTGLEGSSYDSVAAQLSSLGLNVSAQHEYSSTAAAGTVTWVGSAGQQVSKGTTVNVGVSDGPEPTPQITVPDVRNWSSDSAAYAISEEGLTPNVITGDAAPSANAEGIVYAVEPGAGSSVDQGSTVTIYVYGPYVDSSGGNTEAQAEA is encoded by the coding sequence ATGGCGATAGAGAGAGGAACGGTGTTCGGCGGCCGCTACGTGGTGCAGTCGCAGGTGGGCACCGGTGGCATGGCAACCGTATACCGCGGCATGGACCAAACGCTCGATCGCCTCGTCGCGATCAAGGTCATGCTGTCGCGCTACGCGTCCGACCCGTCGTTCGCTGCGCGCTTCAAGCAGGAGGCCCAGGCGGCCGCAGCCCTGCAGAGCCCCTACATCGTGAGCGTGTACGACTGGGGCAAGGAGGGTGACACCTACTACATCGTCATGGAGTACCTGCGCGGCACCGACCTCAAGACGGGCATCCGTAGCCACGGTGCGCTCGCCCCGCGCAAGGTGGCGCAGATCGGCGCACAGGTGTGCTCGGCGCTGTCAGTGGCCCACGCGCACGAGATCATCCACCGCGACATCAAGCCGCAGAACATCATGATCCAGCCGAACGGCGACGCCAAGGTCATGGACTTCGGCATCGCCCGCTCCAAGAACTCGCACCTCACGCAGACGAACTCCGTGCTCGGCACCGCGCACTATGTCTCGCCCGAGCAGGCGCAGGGCAAGGAGCTCGGCCCCACGAGCGACCTGTACTCGCTGGGCGTCGTCATGTACGAGGCGTCGACCGGCAAGCTGCCCTTTGACGGCGACGACGCCGTGAGCGTGGCGCTCAAGCAGGTCAACGAGGAGCCGGTTCCACCGAGCGAGATCAACCCCAACGTGGATGACAACCTCGAGGCCATCATCATGAAGTGCATGGCCAAGGATCCCGGCGAGCGCTTCCAGAGCGCAGACGAACTGCGTCGCGTGCTCAACAACTACATCATGGGCCGCCCGCTGAACCTGGGCACGACGACGCGCGTCATGAGCCCCTCGGCAACGCAGACGACCGTCATGCAGGGCGGCGCCACCGGCACGACGCCGCTGCGCGGCCAGACCGAACCCACGCGCCGCATCGCCAGCACGCAGGCCATGAACCGCGCCGTCGGCATGAACAGCGCGGCGGGACCCGTCGGCAGCGGGCGCGGGGGCGCCGGCGGCAGGGGCGGATCGAGCGGCTCCATGACGCAGGAGCGCCAGGGTCTGCCCGGGCCCGCCATCGCCGGCATCGTCGCCGTCGTCATCATCGCGCTCGTCCTTGTCATCGTCTTCGCCCTGCGCGGTTGCGCCGGCGGCACGAACACGCCGGGCGTGAACGGCACGGACACGACGGGCGTCGCAGCATCCAGCACGACCGACACCAAGACGTCCACGAGCACCGAGACCGTCAAGGTTCCCTCGGTCACGGGCAAGACCGTTGACGCGGCGCGCTCTGAGCTCCAGGCGGCCGGCCTCGACGTGGGCACGACGTCCCAGCAGGCCAGCGACAGCGTGCCCAAGGACCAGATCATCAGCCAGAACCCGACGGCCAACAGCACGGTCAACAAGGGCTCCAAGATCAACGTCGTCGTATCCACCGGCCCGACGAACGCAGCCCTGCCGTCGCTGACCGTGGGCATGAGCGAGGCCGACGCCGTCAAGGCGCTCGAGGCCGCTGGCTTCAAGGCGCGCCACGACAGCAACCTCGACGACTTCAGCGATCAGGCAGCCGAGGGCACGTTCCTCAAGCTCAACCCGGCTCAGGCGAACAGCACGTCCATCGCCAAGGGCACGGAGATCACGTACGGCCTGTCCAAGGGTGCGCAGACGGTAAGCGTGCCCTACGGCCTCGTGGGTGCCACGTGGGACGAGGCGAACAGCGCGCTTTCGAACGCCCAGCTCACCGCCGTGCAGAACCTCGTCGACGACGATCACGTGGCCCAGGGCTCCGTCGTCTCCGTCGAGCCCGGCGAGGGCACGGAGGGGCTTGCCCCGTGGAGCAGCGTGACGGTCAACGTCTCGAACGGCCCGTCCTCGGTCACGATCCCGACGGGCCTTGAAGGCTCGAGCTACGACTCCGTGGCAGCGCAGCTGTCGAGCCTGGGTCTGAACGTCAGCGCGCAGCACGAGTACAGCAGCACTGCCGCGGCAGGCACCGTCACGTGGGTGGGCAGCGCCGGCCAGCAGGTGTCGAAGGGCACGACGGTCAACGTCGGCGTCTCGGACGGCCCCGAGCCTACGCCCCAGATAACGGTGCCGGATGTAAGAAACTGGTCGAGTGACTCCGCGGCATACGCCATCTCGGAAGAAGGCCTCACGCCCAACGTCATCACAGGCGACGCAGCCCCGAGCGCCAATGCCGAGGGCATCGTCTACGCCGTCGAGCCAGGCGCGGGCTCGTCCGTCGACCAGGGCAGCACGGTCACGATCTATGTGTATGGCCCGTACGTCGACTCGTCGGGCGGCAACACAGAAGCCCAGGCCGAGGCCTAA